The stretch of DNA ACTCCTTCATGCTGCAGTTGCTCTAAACCACAATAATTATTTCGCCAACCCAGGGGCACATTAAAGTTTTTTTGTCTTACCATACAGTCCCGAAAAGTTGCCGGAATCTCACTATATTTGGGTAAAATAAGCCTTACATCTATCCCCTGCTTAATTAAAGCCCGCGGCAGGGAGCCAACCACATCTGCCAATCCCCCGGTCTTTACGAAAGGCACCCCTTCGGAGGCCACAAATAACACTTGCATTTCATCACCTTCTCTGCATTAAATAACTGATTTTTTCATGACAACCAGGGGATAATTGCTCTCGCCCTTTAAATGTTTACCCTTGGTAATAACAACTTCTTTATCTGCAATAACTTTATCCACCACAGCCCCTTCTTCTATCTTGCATTTTTGCATAATAATACTGTCTTTAATTAAGGCGCCCGGCCCCACATATACACCACGGAACAGAATACTGTTTTCAACCGTCCCTTCAATGATGCCGCCGTTGGCAATCAAAGAATTCTGCACCCGGGCATACCTGCTGTATTTGGTTGGGGCACCGTCTTTTACTTTTGTAATGATGCGCCCTTCATTAAAAAACAACAACTGCCAAAGGTTTGGCTGCAACAGCTCCATACTGTGGTTGTAATAACTTTGCACTGAATCAATACGGGCCAGATAGCCCCGGTAGGGATAGCCGTATATCCTTAAACGACTTAAATTGCGAATTAAACCGTCCCTCACCAAATCACATTCGCCCCGGGCGTGACAGCGGAGTATTAAATCAATTAATAAAGATTTCTCTAAAATAAACATTTCCATAGACATTTGGTTACCCGTCTTATGGTTGGGGTTGATTTCCAAATCAATCAGACGTCCGTCTTCAGCTGTTTGAATAAAATGGCAGCCGGCTAAATTAACGGCAGTGTCTTCCATGTCTTTATATAAAACAGTTATATCCGCACTCATGGCCTGATGAAATTGAAAGGCGGCCCGGTAGTCAATATTGCAAATCATATTACTGCCGGCCACCAGGACATATTTTTGCCGGCTGTATTGCAGGTAATCCAGGTGATTGTAAAAATGCCGCAGATCCCACTTATAGTTACCCTGTTGACACCCCTGTACCGGCGGCAGGTAAAACAGGCCGTCTCTCTTGCGGCCCAGATCCCACTCTCTGCCGTTGCCCAGATGATCCATCAAGGCACGATATTTATGCTGCACCAGAATACCCACGTTACGAATACCTGAATTAACCATACTGGATAAGACAAAATCAATCATCCGGTAACGGCCGCCGAAGGGTATAGCGGCCGCCGGCCGGTGATGGCAGATTTCTTTTAAAAAATCAACGTCCTCCTGCAGATTGATAATACCCATCACATTTTTCATGGCCTCACCTCTTTATTTTAGACACTGCAGGCAATAAAATTACTGGGCAGTTTGCATTTTTTAAACACCGTACCGCAGGTTAGCACTATATTGCCCTCCACTACGGTTATGCCGGAGCAGGGATCGCTGCACTGTCTTCTCTCCTCCGCCGGACAACCAACCTGACACCGGTCTTCAATAACCGCCTCCACACCAACAATAGCCCGCTCAATGACAGTGTGGGCCCCTATTTTGGCATTTGGCATAATCACTGCATCTTTAATTTTGGCACCTGCCCCGATATAAACACCGGGAAAGAGGATTGAATGATTCACCTCACCGTAAACCAGACACCCTTCATTTACCAGGGAACCGGTTACCCGGGCGGTTGGGGCAATATACTGCGGCGGGTGATTGGGATTTACCGAGTAAACGGTCCAGTTAGGATCGTTTAGATTTAAGCCGGGCTTATCAGCCAGTAAATCCATATTAGCTTGCCAAAGGCTTTTAATTGTTCCCACATCCCGCCAGTATCCCTTAAAAGGGTAAGCGTACAATTTAAGGCCGGCCCGCAGCATCAAGGGGATAATATTCTTGCCAAAGTCATGACTGGAACGGGGATTTTGTTCATCTTCCTCCAAATATTTTTTTAATAATAACCAGTTGAAAATATACACCCCCATGGAAGCCAGGTTGCTTTTGGGAACCGCAGGTTTTTCCTCAAAATCAATAATGCGGGCATCCCGGGCGGTGTTCATGATGCCGAAACTGCTCGCTTCTTCCCAGGGAACTTCAATGACTGCTATGGTGACATCCGCCTGTTTTTCTTTATGAAAATCCAACATTAAAGAATAATCCATTTTATATACATGGTCGCCCGACAGTACCAACAGGTATTTGGGACGATACTGATCGACAAACTCTATATTTTGATAAATGGCATTGGCCGTACCCTTGTACCATTCTCCCCCCATTTCTTTGACAAAGGGCGGCAGCACAGTAACACCGCCGCTTTGACGGTCTAAATCCCAATGGCTGCCAATGCCGATGTAAGTATTTAAAGCCAGTGGTTGATACTGGGTCAATACACCCACCGTATCAATGCCCGAGTTAGTACAGTTGCTGAGAGTAAAGTCAATAATCCGGTATTTCCCGCCAAAGGGAACCGCCGGTTTAGCCAGTTTTTTGGTTAATA from Desulforamulus hydrothermalis Lam5 = DSM 18033 encodes:
- a CDS encoding glucose-1-phosphate adenylyltransferase — its product is MQAKECIAMLLAGGQGSRLGVLTKKLAKPAVPFGGKYRIIDFTLSNCTNSGIDTVGVLTQYQPLALNTYIGIGSHWDLDRQSGGVTVLPPFVKEMGGEWYKGTANAIYQNIEFVDQYRPKYLLVLSGDHVYKMDYSLMLDFHKEKQADVTIAVIEVPWEEASSFGIMNTARDARIIDFEEKPAVPKSNLASMGVYIFNWLLLKKYLEEDEQNPRSSHDFGKNIIPLMLRAGLKLYAYPFKGYWRDVGTIKSLWQANMDLLADKPGLNLNDPNWTVYSVNPNHPPQYIAPTARVTGSLVNEGCLVYGEVNHSILFPGVYIGAGAKIKDAVIMPNAKIGAHTVIERAIVGVEAVIEDRCQVGCPAEERRQCSDPCSGITVVEGNIVLTCGTVFKKCKLPSNFIACSV
- the glgD gene encoding glucose-1-phosphate adenylyltransferase subunit GlgD, with product MKNVMGIINLQEDVDFLKEICHHRPAAAIPFGGRYRMIDFVLSSMVNSGIRNVGILVQHKYRALMDHLGNGREWDLGRKRDGLFYLPPVQGCQQGNYKWDLRHFYNHLDYLQYSRQKYVLVAGSNMICNIDYRAAFQFHQAMSADITVLYKDMEDTAVNLAGCHFIQTAEDGRLIDLEINPNHKTGNQMSMEMFILEKSLLIDLILRCHARGECDLVRDGLIRNLSRLRIYGYPYRGYLARIDSVQSYYNHSMELLQPNLWQLLFFNEGRIITKVKDGAPTKYSRYARVQNSLIANGGIIEGTVENSILFRGVYVGPGALIKDSIIMQKCKIEEGAVVDKVIADKEVVITKGKHLKGESNYPLVVMKKSVI